A genomic region of Micromonospora sp. NBC_01796 contains the following coding sequences:
- a CDS encoding response regulator — MTRVLVVDDEPQILRALRINLRARRYEVAVAADGADALRLAASQPPDLVVLDLGLPDMDGVDVIRGLRGWTNIPIIVLSGRAGSQDKVLALDAGADDYVTKPFGVDELLARVRAVTRRTAGAGETVATVTVGRFTVDLAARTVRADAGREVRLTPTEWHLLEILIRNPGRLVSQRQLLHDVWGPQYQSETNYLRQYMAQLRRKLEDDPARPRHLLTEPGMGYRFQPE; from the coding sequence GTGACCCGGGTGCTCGTGGTCGACGACGAGCCGCAGATCCTCCGGGCGCTGCGGATCAACCTGCGGGCCCGGCGCTACGAGGTGGCGGTCGCCGCCGACGGTGCCGACGCGCTGCGGCTGGCCGCCAGCCAGCCCCCGGACCTGGTGGTGCTGGACCTGGGTCTGCCGGACATGGACGGGGTGGACGTGATCCGGGGCCTGCGCGGCTGGACCAACATCCCGATCATCGTCCTCTCCGGCCGGGCCGGCAGCCAGGACAAGGTCCTCGCCCTCGACGCCGGTGCCGACGACTACGTCACCAAGCCGTTCGGGGTGGACGAACTCCTGGCCCGCGTGCGGGCGGTGACCCGGCGTACCGCCGGTGCCGGGGAGACCGTCGCCACCGTCACCGTCGGCCGCTTCACCGTCGACCTGGCGGCCCGTACGGTCCGGGCGGACGCCGGGCGGGAGGTGCGGCTCACCCCGACCGAGTGGCACCTGCTGGAGATCCTGATCCGCAATCCGGGCCGGTTGGTCAGCCAGCGGCAGCTGCTGCACGACGTGTGGGGACCGCAGTACCAGTCCGAGACCAACTACCTGCGCCAGTACATGGCCCAGCTGCGCCGCAAGCTGGAGGACGACCCGGCCCGGCCGCGCCACCTGCTGACCGAACCGGGCATGGGCTACCGGTTCCAACCCGAGTAG
- a CDS encoding sensor histidine kinase has product MARGQLRIHLGAAPGVGKTYAMLEEAHRRAERGTDVVVGFAETHGRKHTAAMLGDLEIVPRATMSYRGAEFTEMDLDAVLARRPEIAVVDELAHTNVPGSRNAKRWQDVQELLDAGIDVLSTVNIQHLESLNDVVEQITGVTQRETLPDDVVRSAEQVELVDMTPEALRRRMAHGNIYRADKIDAALGNYFRVGNLTALRELALLWLADKVDDQLDRYRAEHHIGAKWEARERVVVALTGGPEGETLIRRAARVAARTPTGADLLAVHVSRSDGLTGVDPTQLARQRVLVESLGGTYHQVVGGDIATALLDFARGVNASQIVLGASRRGRLAQIFSRGVGVTTVALSGSIDVHLVTHDQMGHGRRPPSVTSALSRRRRLSGFGLAAIGLPVLTVLLRLLADDLSLASDILLFLGVVIAVALVGGLWPALLAALAASFVINFFFTPPLHAFTISQRENLLALVVFLLVAAAVSMVVDLAARRTREAARASADAQTLAMVAGSVLRGARPLTALLERLRETFGLTSVTLLERVPEVAAGPDRQRDPRAWQVAGTVGPAPCLTPAGGDVEVRAAENLSLVLCGRVLDAADRRVVEAFAAQAALALRQERLAEEAATARPLAEADRMRTALLAAVSHDLRTPLASAKAAVTSLRSDEVDFDESDREELLATADESLDRLTRLVTNLLDMSRLQAGVLGLSLAPIGLEDAVPPVLDEMGEPARRVRVSLPAHLRAVLADPGLLERVLVNLVANALRFSPPDRPPSISASEHGGLVELRVTDYGPGLPHDQWERAFLPFQRHGDRDNHAGVGLGLALSRGLAEAMGGTLVPEDTPGGGLTMVLSLPAAEGDNA; this is encoded by the coding sequence GTGGCACGTGGACAACTGCGCATCCATCTCGGGGCCGCCCCCGGTGTGGGCAAGACGTACGCGATGTTGGAGGAGGCGCACCGCCGCGCCGAGCGGGGCACCGACGTGGTGGTGGGATTCGCCGAGACCCACGGCCGCAAGCACACCGCGGCGATGCTCGGTGACCTGGAGATCGTGCCGCGCGCGACAATGAGCTACCGGGGCGCAGAGTTCACCGAGATGGATCTCGACGCGGTGCTCGCCCGGCGGCCCGAGATCGCCGTGGTGGACGAACTCGCCCACACCAACGTCCCCGGCTCCCGCAACGCCAAGCGCTGGCAGGACGTGCAGGAGCTGCTCGACGCCGGCATCGACGTGCTCTCCACGGTCAACATCCAGCACCTGGAGTCCCTCAACGACGTGGTCGAGCAGATCACCGGGGTCACCCAGCGGGAGACCCTGCCCGACGACGTCGTCCGCTCCGCGGAACAGGTCGAACTGGTCGACATGACCCCGGAGGCGCTGCGCCGGCGGATGGCGCACGGCAACATCTACCGGGCCGACAAGATCGACGCCGCCCTCGGCAACTACTTCCGGGTCGGCAACCTCACCGCGTTGCGCGAACTGGCCCTGCTCTGGCTCGCCGACAAGGTCGACGACCAGCTCGACCGCTACCGGGCCGAACACCACATCGGGGCCAAGTGGGAGGCACGGGAGCGGGTCGTGGTGGCCCTCACCGGTGGACCGGAGGGCGAGACCCTGATCCGCCGGGCGGCCCGGGTCGCGGCCCGTACGCCCACCGGTGCCGACCTGCTCGCCGTGCACGTCAGTCGCAGCGACGGGCTGACCGGTGTCGACCCCACCCAGCTCGCCCGGCAACGGGTTCTGGTGGAGAGCCTCGGCGGGACCTACCACCAGGTGGTGGGCGGTGACATCGCGACCGCGTTGCTCGACTTCGCCCGTGGCGTGAACGCCAGCCAGATCGTGCTCGGCGCCAGTCGTCGTGGCCGGTTGGCCCAGATCTTCTCCCGCGGTGTCGGGGTCACCACGGTGGCGCTGTCCGGGTCGATCGACGTACACCTGGTGACCCACGACCAGATGGGACACGGCCGGCGACCGCCGTCGGTGACCAGCGCGCTGTCCCGGCGCCGCCGGCTGAGCGGATTCGGTCTGGCCGCGATCGGCCTGCCGGTGCTGACCGTGCTGCTCCGGCTGCTGGCCGACGACCTCTCACTGGCCAGCGACATCCTGCTCTTCCTCGGGGTGGTGATCGCGGTGGCCCTGGTCGGTGGGCTCTGGCCGGCGCTGTTGGCCGCGCTCGCCGCCTCCTTTGTGATCAACTTCTTCTTCACCCCGCCGCTGCACGCGTTCACCATCTCCCAGCGCGAGAACCTGCTCGCCCTGGTGGTGTTCCTGCTCGTCGCGGCGGCGGTCAGCATGGTCGTGGACCTCGCCGCCCGGCGTACCCGGGAGGCGGCACGGGCCAGCGCGGACGCCCAGACCCTGGCGATGGTCGCCGGGAGCGTGCTGCGCGGCGCCCGCCCGCTGACCGCACTGCTGGAACGACTCCGGGAGACCTTCGGCCTGACCTCGGTCACCCTGCTGGAACGGGTCCCGGAGGTGGCCGCCGGCCCGGACCGGCAGCGCGACCCCAGGGCGTGGCAGGTGGCCGGCACCGTCGGGCCCGCGCCGTGCCTCACCCCGGCCGGCGGGGACGTGGAGGTACGGGCCGCCGAGAACCTTTCCCTGGTGCTCTGCGGCCGGGTGCTCGACGCCGCCGACCGGCGGGTGGTGGAGGCGTTCGCCGCCCAGGCCGCGCTCGCCCTGCGCCAGGAGCGGCTGGCCGAGGAAGCGGCGACCGCCCGGCCGCTGGCCGAGGCCGACCGGATGCGTACGGCGCTGCTCGCCGCGGTCAGCCACGACCTGCGTACGCCACTGGCGTCGGCCAAGGCGGCGGTGACCAGCCTGCGCAGTGACGAGGTCGACTTCGACGAGTCCGATCGGGAGGAACTCCTGGCCACCGCGGACGAGTCGCTCGACCGGTTGACCCGGTTGGTGACGAACCTGCTTGACATGAGCCGGTTGCAGGCCGGCGTACTCGGGCTGTCGCTGGCCCCGATCGGTCTCGAGGACGCGGTCCCGCCGGTGCTCGACGAGATGGGGGAGCCGGCCCGGCGGGTACGGGTGAGCCTGCCGGCGCACCTGCGGGCGGTGCTGGCCGACCCCGGCCTGCTGGAACGGGTGCTGGTGAACCTGGTCGCCAACGCCCTGCGGTTCAGCCCGCCGGACCGGCCGCCGTCCATCTCGGCCAGCGAGCACGGCGGGCTGGTCGAGCTCCGGGTGACCGACTACGGTCCTGGGCTGCCGCACGACCAGTGGGAACGGGCCTTCCTGCCGTTCCAGCGGCACGGCGACCGGGACAACCACGCCGGGGTCGGCCTCGGGTTGGCGCTGTCCCGTGGCCTCGCCGAGGCGATGGGCGGCACACTGGTGCCCGAGGACACCCCCGGTGGAGGGCTGACCATGGTGCTCAGCCTGCCTGCGGCCGAAGGAGACAACGCATGA
- a CDS encoding MFS transporter — protein MRIKPHSSQGGSNRQRNLALAVGLIATFMTLLDVSIVNVAVPSIERALKASPSELQWVLSGYALTFGLVLVAAGRFGDIRGRRNVFIAGLALFTVSSAAAGLATSPEWLIIARLIQGAAAGVVNPQVVGMIQQMFQGSERGRPFGLLGSVIGLSTAIGPLLGGLLIALVGTHEGWRLVFFVNVPVGIAAIIFGWRVLPPHHPGPRKSLDPVAVLLLGLGVTLLLLPLIEERQWQGFLKWLLVPAAALVLAGFVYWERRYERRGEPLFDLALFRHRSYTLGSLIALLYFAGFTALFFIFTLFLQNGLRYSALAAGLAVTPFALGSAGTAILGGRLVNRYGRPLVAIGLTLVAIGLAGTMVALHFVPGRGAPYATAVPLLIAGLGSGFVITPNQTLTLAEVPVERGGAAAGMLQTGQRIGSAAGIAGVGTVFFNALAATHNGWSRAFRDALLIALGFVVIALIAALVDIVAGRRAAHRSDAAATGGAG, from the coding sequence GTGCGCATCAAGCCGCATAGCAGCCAGGGCGGGTCGAACCGCCAGCGCAACCTCGCGCTGGCGGTGGGCCTGATCGCGACGTTCATGACGCTGCTCGACGTGAGCATCGTCAACGTGGCGGTGCCGTCGATCGAGCGGGCGCTGAAGGCGTCCCCGAGTGAACTGCAGTGGGTTCTCTCCGGCTACGCGCTCACCTTCGGCCTGGTCCTCGTCGCGGCCGGCCGGTTCGGCGACATCCGGGGCCGGCGCAACGTGTTCATCGCCGGACTGGCCCTGTTCACCGTGTCCAGTGCGGCTGCGGGCCTGGCCACCTCACCGGAGTGGCTGATCATCGCGCGCCTGATCCAGGGCGCCGCTGCCGGGGTCGTGAACCCGCAGGTCGTCGGCATGATCCAGCAGATGTTCCAGGGGTCGGAGCGAGGCCGGCCATTCGGTCTGCTCGGCTCGGTCATCGGCCTCTCGACCGCGATCGGGCCGCTGCTGGGTGGGCTGCTGATCGCACTCGTCGGTACGCACGAGGGCTGGCGGCTGGTCTTCTTCGTCAACGTACCGGTCGGCATCGCCGCCATCATCTTCGGCTGGCGGGTGCTGCCGCCGCACCACCCCGGCCCACGCAAGAGCCTCGATCCGGTCGCGGTGCTGCTGCTCGGCCTCGGCGTGACCCTGCTGCTGCTTCCGTTGATCGAGGAACGGCAGTGGCAGGGCTTCCTCAAGTGGCTGCTGGTACCCGCGGCCGCGCTGGTGCTGGCGGGGTTCGTCTACTGGGAGCGCCGCTACGAGCGCCGGGGCGAGCCGCTGTTCGACCTCGCCCTGTTCCGACACCGCTCCTACACCCTGGGCAGTCTGATCGCCCTGCTCTACTTCGCCGGGTTCACCGCGCTCTTTTTCATCTTCACCCTGTTCCTGCAGAACGGACTGCGCTACAGCGCGCTGGCCGCCGGCCTGGCGGTGACCCCGTTCGCGTTGGGCTCCGCCGGTACGGCGATCCTCGGCGGACGGCTGGTCAACCGGTACGGCCGACCGCTGGTGGCGATCGGGCTGACCCTGGTCGCGATCGGGCTCGCCGGGACGATGGTGGCGCTGCACTTCGTACCGGGACGCGGTGCCCCGTACGCGACCGCCGTGCCGCTGCTCATCGCTGGCCTCGGCAGCGGGTTCGTGATCACCCCGAACCAGACCCTCACCCTCGCCGAGGTGCCGGTGGAACGGGGCGGCGCCGCGGCCGGCATGCTGCAGACCGGGCAGCGGATCGGTTCTGCGGCCGGGATCGCCGGTGTCGGTACGGTGTTCTTCAACGCCCTCGCGGCCACCCACAACGGCTGGTCGAGGGCGTTTCGGGACGCGCTGCTCATCGCGCTCGGTTTTGTCGTCATCGCCCTCATCGCCGCCCTGGTCGACATCGTCGCCGGTCGGCGTGCCGCCCATCGTTCGGATGCGGCGGCGACCGGCGGCGCCGGTTGA
- a CDS encoding Asp23/Gls24 family envelope stress response protein, translating to MADTDTRTDGREKIKSPSQLIQPGGGQPARAQITTDSGKTRIAEGVVAKIAGFAAREIPGVQSMGSGMARRVGQLRNLVPGGSEASNQGVSVEVGEREAAIDLDIVTWYGQSIVDVTSAVRRNVIDRVQAMTGLNVIEVNINVDDVVVDGEQNGTGGGPGTRTQ from the coding sequence ATGGCTGACACCGACACCCGGACCGATGGCCGAGAGAAGATCAAGTCTCCGAGCCAGCTCATCCAGCCCGGTGGCGGGCAACCCGCCCGTGCCCAGATCACCACCGATTCCGGCAAGACCCGGATCGCCGAGGGCGTGGTCGCGAAGATCGCCGGATTCGCCGCCCGGGAGATTCCCGGCGTGCAGTCGATGGGCTCCGGCATGGCCCGGCGGGTGGGGCAGTTGCGCAACCTCGTACCGGGTGGGTCGGAGGCGTCGAACCAGGGCGTCTCGGTCGAGGTCGGCGAGCGCGAGGCCGCGATCGACCTGGACATCGTGACCTGGTACGGCCAGAGCATCGTCGACGTCACCAGCGCGGTACGGCGCAACGTCATCGACCGGGTGCAGGCGATGACCGGACTGAACGTGATCGAGGTGAACATCAACGTCGACGACGTGGTCGTGGACGGCGAGCAGAACGGCACCGGCGGCGGCCCGGGGACGCGTACCCAATGA